A genomic segment from Drosophila miranda strain MSH22 chromosome 3, D.miranda_PacBio2.1, whole genome shotgun sequence encodes:
- the LOC108160748 gene encoding leucine-rich repeat neuronal protein 2: MGRIAVRNTCRSRARVAFFLLLVVLVAVCGAENIDADAVDRFCYPESKRDSRLSCECNNVSAAPWGMRALRIDCSYKEYRTADLSEVLPLYIDTLNLSWNALDQAPVFSSDSLHQLNLMHNNISRLSGNNFAKLISLRELYLGWNSISQVEAQTFAGLPHLQVLDLAHNNLHSVPAQLFAPLLVLTSLDLSWNRKLNETAQLQSGDLYTDMGINWKLTTLRLDACNLNELRLPSGAPLKELSLRRNLFQRVPGQLPQTLLHFDISDNLLEQLLPEDTANLTQVRQLFVEDMSLLQGVAAHALVPLEQLESISFQNSRRLSHFDGDAFGPLPKVPSLRTMSFRGTLLRSFNSSLSPVFAKLTELDLNGVPLHCDCELVWLKKLWIETGGRCLKPSRIRGMLLSSARHDAFSCDTWPRWAYGLVVLTLIALSAVGIYLIVMGLRPHQGVTMRRKVGAGSPYARVTIEPNRQENLS; this comes from the coding sequence ATGGGGAGAATCGCAGTCAGAAATACGTGTAGAAGCAGAGCAAGGGTGGCCTTtttcctgctgctggtggtacTGGTGGCCGTCTGTGGGGCGGAGAACATCGACGCCGATGCAGTGGATCGTTTCTGCTACCCAGAGTCGAAGCGGGACTCGCGGCTCTCCTGCGAGTGCAACAATGTGAGTGCCGCGCCCTGGGGCATGAGAGCCCTGCGCATCGACTGCAGCTACAAGGAGTACCGCACAGCGGATCTCTCAGAGGTGCTGCCACTCTACATAGACACGCTGAACCTCTCGTGGAACGCCCTCGACCAGGCGCCAGTCTTCAGCAGCGACAGCCTCCACCAGCTCAACCTGATGCACAACAACATCAGCCGACTGAGTGGCAACAACTTCGCCAAGCTGATCAGCCTGCGGGAGCTGTACCTGGGCTGGAACAGCATTTCCCAGGTGGAGGCGCAGACCTTCGCCGGTCTGCCCCATCTGCAGGTGCTCGATCTGGCGCACAACAACCTGCATTCGGTGCCAGCACAGCTGTTTGCCCCCCTGCTGGTGCTCACCTCGCTGGACCTCTCCTGGAACCGGAAGCTCAACGAGACCGCGCAGCTGCAGAGTGGAGATCTGTACACGGACATGGGGATCAACTGGAAGCTGACAACTCTCCGCCTCGATGCCTGCAATCTGAATGAGCTCCGATTACCGTCAGGGGCTCCCCTCAAGGAGCTCTCCCTGAGGCGCAATCTCTTCCAGCGCGTGCCCGGCCAGCTGCCGCAGACGCTGCTCCACTTCGACATCAGCGACAATCTGCTGGAGCAGCTGCTGCCCGAGGATACGGCCAATCTCACCCAAGTCCGGCAGCTGTTTGTGGAGGACATGTCCCTGCTGCAGGGAGTGGCCGCCCATGCTCTGGTTCCCCTCGAGCAGCTGGAGTCGATTAGCTTTCAGAACAGCCGGCGCCTGAGCCACTTCGACGGTGACGCCTTCGGTCCGCTGCCAAAGGTCCCCTCCCTCCGTACGATGTCATTTCGTGGGACTCTTCTGCGCTCTTTTAATTCCTCGCTTTCGCCGGTTTTTGCAAAGCTTACCGAGCTGGATCTCAACGGTGTGCCGCTTCACTGCGACTGCGAGTTGGTCTGGCTAAAGAAGCTCTGGATTGAGACGGGCGGACGCTGCCTCAAGCCGTCGCGCATCCGCGGCATGCTTCTGTCCTCGGCCCGCCACGACGCCTTCAGCTGCGACACCTGGCCGCGCTGGGCCTACGGGCTGGTCGTGCTCACCCTAATCGCCTTGAGCGCCGTGGGCATCTACCTGATTGTGATGGGTCTGCGACCGCATCAAGGCGTCACCATGCGGCGGAAGGTCGGGGCTGGCAGTCCCTATGCCCGCGTCACCATCGAACCCAATCGCCAGGAGAACCTGAGCTAG
- the LOC108158798 gene encoding protein crossbronx produces the protein MTLDLDANKKDDKILITTIQQEYKILAEYKMIESEKLGGIYTIPSLANSLQWFGVFFGRQGFYSESVFRFSLLLPDRFPDDKSLPTVIFQQNILHPHVCPYTNSLDISHAFPEWRCGEDHLWQLFKYMQAIFSDPIDSIRGIEMDKIKNPEAAELLLSNREEFAARVLENIKESKEHIYDPQPTEDPHYIVFEKFQPDVHGPVLERIKAGRNNQTDSTLQQTNGGTATGLSWVKEGEFKPLSIE, from the exons ATGACACTCGATTTGGATGCAAATAAAAAGGATGACAAGATTTTGATAACAACCATCCAGCAGGAGTACAAAATCCTGGCTGAATA CAAAATGATTGAGTCGGAGAAGTTGGGTGGAATATACACAATACCCAGCTTAGCGAACTCCTTGC AATGGTTTGGTGTCTTCTTTGGACGCCAGGGTTTCTATTCAGAAAGCGTCTTTCGTTTCTCTCTTCTGCTGCCCGATCGTTTTCCCGATGATAAAAGTCTTCCA ACCGTAATTTTTCAGCAGAACATCTTGCATCCCCATGTGTGCCCCTACACCAACAGCCTGGACATCAGTCATGCCTTTCCAGAGTGGCGATGTGGCGAAGATCACCTCTGGCAGCTTTTCAAGTACATGCAAGCGATATTTTCAGATCCCATCGACAGTATTCGGGGTATTGAAATGGACAAAATAAAGAATCCAGAGGCTGCCGAGCTGCTACTCAGCAATCGGGAGGAGTTTGCCGCCCGCGTCCTTGAGAACATCAAGGAAAGCAAGGAGCATATCTATGACCCTCAACCAACGGAGGATCCGCACTATATAGTATTTGAAAAGTTTCAACCAGATGTGCATGGGCCGGTGTTGGAGCGAATCAAAGCAGGCAGGAATAATCAGACGGATTCCACTTTGCAACAGACGAATGGCGGCACTGCCACCGGGCTCTCATGGGTGAAGGAGGGCGAGTTCAAGCCATTGAGCATTGAATAA
- the LOC108158799 gene encoding UPF0598 protein CG30010: MIKTQPRHLINLKYFNFNLLSTRNLHYVQGQTPEPKIREYFYYIDHEGMLFLDDARMKNFTSCFKEKDFLKFFFSRVRLNKTQRYLSDFPYISLCGRERNFIRCDDTPLVFTEQLKKADGDGEVLSYAHAGQVLTLPYEPHKLYMDPKNGRVYHPATPQVGGIGLVRSKLAIELSQHFEFPAGDASPTHFKWHGERLKLENDWVAGTQRFPMSEECQ; encoded by the exons ATGATTAAAACACAGCCTAGACATTTAATAAACCTGAAATACTTCAACTTTAACCTACTATCTACCCGTAATTTGCATTATGTTCAGGGTCAGACGCCAGAGCCGAAAATACGCGAATATTTTTACTACATTGATCATGAAGGAATG CTCTTCTTGGACGATGCTAGAATGAAAAACTTCACCAGTTGCTTCAAGGAGAAGGATTTCCTCAAGTTTTTCTTTTCCCGCGTCCGTCTGAACAAAACGCAGCGTTATCTCAGCGACTTCCCGTACATCTCGCTATGCGGACGCGAACGCAACTTTATACGTTGCGACGACACGCCGCTTGTATTCACCGAACAATTGAAGAAGGCAGATGGCGACGGGGAAGTTCTTAGCTATGCCCATGCTGGACAAGTCCTAACATTGCCCTACGAACCACACAAATTATACATGGACCCCAAAAATGGACGGGTTTATCACCCAGCAACGCCCCAAGTGGGTGGCATTGGCCTGGTTCGCTCTAAATTGGCCATTGAGCTCAGTCAACACTTTGAATTTCCAGCCGGAGATGCGTCTCCAACACATTTTAAATGGCACGGAGAACGACTAAAGCTGGAAAATGATTGGGTTGCAGGGACTCAACGCTTTCCCATGAGCGAGGAATGTCAATAG
- the LOC108160749 gene encoding scoloptoxin SSD43-like, with protein MKICSSILWYAAGLLLLSALNEVRAQKKPKYCSRAKSPSKTKSDYCALPSCGGAEHIGCHSNKQFIEGCVGSMFNVSQNMRNFIVKQHNIYRNIVARGKLHGLPPSGRMLKMQWHEELAEVARFAAYRCSIGSVHKCHTTLEYAGTGYNMAYNKFPSAQDPTKIVRAQLKAWYEQYQYANTQSMISGTSPGGQEIGHFLQLVSGLADRVGCAIFSAKHFSYNYQTLVCAYSCSYKKKLPAYKIARIPAEDCTCGSDQDFKNLCSGFERVRSCDDDAPMGSQRTPDAKLIGVDYDNLLNANLNQKPTPPENLWQGRG; from the exons ATGAAGATCTGCAGTTCCATCCTGTGGTACGCAGCCGGACTGCTGCTTTTATCTGCCCTCAATGAGGTCCGTGCCCAGAAGAAGCCGAAGTACTGTAGCCGGGCAAAGTCTCCGAGCAAAACAAAGTCGGACTACTGCGCTCTGCCCTCTTGTGGAGGCGCAGAGCACATTGGCTGCCACAGCAATAAG CAATTTATAGAGGGCTGCGTTGGGAGCATGTTCAACGTATCGCAGAATATGCGAAACTTTATTGTGAAGCAGCACAACATCTACCGCAACATCGTGGCCAGGGGCAAGCTCCACGGCCTGCCCCCCTCCGGCCGCATGCTCAAGATGCAGTGGCACGAAGAACTGGCCGAGGTGGCCCGATTCGCTGCCTATCGCTGTTCCATTGGGTCGGTCCACAAATGCCATACCACACTGGAGTATGCAGGGACCGGCTACAATATGGCCTACAACAAGTTTCCCAGCGCCCAGGACCCCACCAAGATTGTCCGGGCCCAGCTGAAGGCCTGGTACGAGCAGTACCAGTACGCGAATACCCAGAGCATGATATCGGGCACGTCACCCGGCGG CCAGGAGATAGGACACTTCCTGCAGCTTGTTTCGGGCCTGGCCGATCGCGTTGGGTGTGCCATTTTCAGTGCAAAGCACTTCAGCTACAACTACCAGACCCTGGTCTGCGCCTACAGCTGTTCGTATAAGAAGAAGTTACCCGCCTACAAGATAGCGCGCATCCCGGCCGAGGATTGTACCTGCGGGTCCGATCAGGATTTCAAGAATCTCTGCAGCGGCTTCGAACGGGTCAGGAGCTGCGACGACGATGCCCCCATGGGCAGCCAGCGAACGCCAGATGCAAAACTCATAGGCGTGGACTACGATAACCTTTTGAATGCAAATCTGAATCAAAAACCCACGCCTCCTGAGAATTTATGGCAGGGTAGGGGATGA
- the LOC117187831 gene encoding antigen 5 like allergen Cul n 1-like, translated as MSADMQQFIVRQVNLYRNQVASGAFRKWPPAERMATVQWDPELAKLAEFAVKQCHLATDNCRNTRRFKHVGQIVGHVIFSANRFSQRQLIGHKIYNWFNQYKKATAGLGLGLRKDITSFRQLIQERATHMGCGVLQQQRHRWQQQFIVCNFARENVHHEPAYAIGHKAAAGCQKGTNPQFPNLCAVEEPFDVNAVDRYVPKPTLLIKMKYSEDGMESIAAKSRPKRA; from the coding sequence ATGAGTGCGGATATGCAGCAGTTCATCGTCCGCCAGGTGAACCTCTACCGCAATCAGGTGGCCTCCGGCGCATTTAGAAAATGGCCGCCCGCCGAGCGCATGGCCACCGTCCAGTGGGACCCTGAGCTGGCAAAATTGGCAGAGTTTGCGGTCAAGCAGTGCCACCTTGCCACCGACAACTGCCGCAACACCAGACGCTTCAAGCACGTAGGCCAGATCGTGGGACACGTCATCTTCAGCGCCAATCGCTTCAGCCAACGCCAGCTGATCGGCCACAAGATCTACAATTGGTTCAATCAGTACAAGAAGGCAACAGCAGGGCTCGGGCTGGGACTCCGCAAGGACATCACCAGCTTCCGCCAGCTGATCCAGGAGCGTGCCACCCACATGGGCTGTGGCgttctccagcagcagcgccacCGCTGGCAACAGCAGTTCATTGTCTGCAACTTCGCGCGGGAGAATGTGCACCACGAGCCAGCCTATGCCATCGGCCACAAGGCGGCTGCCGGCTGCCAAAAGGGCACCAATCCCCAGTTCCCCAATCTGTGCGCCGTGGAGGAGCCCTTTGATGTGAACGCCGTGGATCGTTATGTCCCAAAGCCGACGCTTCTCATCAAAATGAAGTACAGTGAGGACGGCATGGAATCAATTGCAGCCAAGTCCAGGCCCAAGCGTGCTTAA
- the LOC108158031 gene encoding uncharacterized protein LOC108158031, giving the protein MLLAVVPAMAAGEQAEKDEGKDPNVDVRHTKHAVRLTSEGNCSRNLFTPTRHLQKMAISMVENDMECGGKHVTVRQPSVTMDGTWLARRVLCLWISICVCLCLCRCCVSAKNEKVFDYCGEDVCVAGTGPHLACKHSRAFDSAKCPPGARLLRIDNSLARFIVREHNVARNQVARGTFRKLPPSRRTLTVRWDERLAWLAELSVMKCQLERHTCFGSPSYQMPGQNEAYSKFRGDQDHLKVLRSQLRAWKDEYIYVDLTTILGGNNLTKQDVGHYLQMITASVEALGCAMALYKKDGWTYHMTKCIYSCYHDCLPIYPTGDYPGQHCRFGVNHAYQSLCSESEHLMCDESDCCDLTDPKSASEDYTLDEGIAARYRKFALQSKPGARSRKATYRQVLEQRAKKRTKLNQTTVKKHQLFRTPARYP; this is encoded by the exons ATGCTCCTGGCAGTAGTCCCAGCCATGGCCGCTGGAGAGCAGGCAGAAAAGGACGAGGGCAAGGACCCCAACGTAGATGTGCGACACACGAAACATGCTGTCAGATTGACGAGCGAAGGCAATTGCAGTCGCAATTTGTTTACCCCGACACGCCACCTGCAGAAAATGGCGATTTCCATGGTCGAAAACGACATGGAATGCGGCGGGAAACATGTCACAGTCCGTCAGCCATCAGTTACCATGGATGGGACGTGGCTAGCCCGCAGAGTTCTCTGTCTTTGGATCTCGAtctgtgtctgtctctgtctctgtcgtTGCTGCGTTTCCGCGAAGAATGAGAAAGTCTTCGACTACTGCGGAGAGGATGTCTGCGTTGCCGGCACGGGACCCCACCTGGCCTGCAAACATTCACGG GCATTCGACAGCGCAAAGTGTCCGCCGGGCGCAAGGCTGCTGAGGATTGACAACTCCCTGGCCCGCTTCATCGTCAGGGAGCACAACGTGGCCCGGAATCAGGTGGCGCGTGGCACCTTCCGCAAATTGCCTCCATCGCGACGCACCCTAACCGTCCGCTGGGACGAGCGACTGGCCTGGCTGGCAGAGCTCAGTGTGATGAAGTGTCAGCTGGAGCGACACACCTGTTTCGGGTCGCCCTCGTACCAGATGCCGGGACAGAACGAGGCCTACAGCAAGTTCCGCGGCGATCAGGACCATCTGAAGGTGCTTCGATCCCAGCTGAGGGCCTGGAAGGACGAATATATATACGTGGATCTAACCACCATTCTGGGTGGCAACAATCTGACCAA ACAGGATGTGGGACACTACCTGCAGATGATCACAGCCTCAGTCGAGGCCTTGGGCTGTGCCATGGCGCTGTATAAAAAAGATGGCTGGACCTACCACATGACGAAGTGCATCTACAGCTGTTACCACGACTGCCTTCCCATCTACCCCACGGGCGACTACCCAGGACAACACTGTCGCTTTGGCGTCAACCACGCCTACCAGTCCCTGTGCTCCGAGAGCGAGCATCTCATGTGCGACGAGTCCGACTGCTGTGACCTAACAGATCCAAAGAGCGCTTCAGAGGACTACACTCTCGACGAGGGTATAGCCGCTCGGTACAGGAAATTCGCATTGCAATCCAAGCCCGGGGCCAGATCCAGGAAGGCTACCTACCGTCAGGTGTTGGAACAGAGAGCAAAGAAAAGGACTAAACTGAATCAGACAACAGTAAAGAAGCACCAGCTGTTCAGGACTCCAGCGAGGTATCCTTAA
- the LOC117188163 gene encoding DNA-binding protein SMUBP-2-like, giving the protein MAADPNHPSTSAKADETPLFPPAKPGKRIDYGTNDTLELLERIPSQVVDLKLDDVLTAVKEVDNLCDYARCKTKTSLMGQDCPHCKKRFCFKHGLPEVHGCGEEIKRDERKKFLHPKPAKTVRHEEDVKNAKKRLDAKLKDMQVGRMQKATGGGSKKKEK; this is encoded by the exons ATGGCTG CCGATCCCAACCACCCCTCAACCTCGGCGAAAGCGGATGAAACGCCTCTGTTTCCGCCCGCCAAGCCTGGCAAACGGATCGACTACGGTACAAATGATACACTAGAGCTTCTGGAGCGCATCCCGAGCCAAGTGGTCGATCTGAAGCTGGACGATGTGCTAACCGCCGTTAAGGAGGTGGACAACCTCTGCGACTATGCGCGCTGCAAGACCAAAACGAGCCTAATGGGCCAGGACTGTCCGCACTGCAAGAAGCGGTTCTGTTTCAAGCACGGTCTGCCCGAGGTTCATGGCTGTGGCGAGGAAATCAAGCGGGACGAGCGCAAGAAGTTTCTGCACCCCAAGCCGGCGAAGACAGTGCGTCACGAGGAGGATGTCAAAAATGCTAAAAAGAGACTGGATGCTAAGTTGAAGGATATGCAAGTTGGGCGCATGCAAAAAGCAACCGGCGGGGGCtccaaaaagaaagaaaaatag